From a region of the Paenibacillus segetis genome:
- a CDS encoding peptidase U32 family protein, giving the protein MSNKTELLAPAGSLAEVKLYLESGANAVLIGEEQFAMRLPGDFTLAEIAKAVDYAHGREAKVYVSINNLVDNKLLPKLPDYVKGLADCGVDGVQFGDPAVLKLLREIAPQIEAHWNAEMTSTNYSTANYWGTKGASRVVLARELNMDEITGMSPNLQIQSEVQVHGMTNIYHSKRRLVHSYMTHQGRPLKENDDLGRERGLFLIEAERQDEKFPIYEDSNGTHIMSSDDVCILEDLHLLMESGVDSFKIETLLKSPEYNAAVIKAYRTAIDTYFSDLEEYEFNESWLDEVRQMQDPERELSFGFYYKEQVY; this is encoded by the coding sequence ATGAGTAACAAAACGGAACTTCTAGCCCCAGCAGGTTCTTTGGCAGAAGTGAAATTGTATCTAGAATCTGGAGCTAATGCAGTTCTAATTGGTGAAGAGCAATTCGCAATGAGATTACCCGGAGATTTCACCCTTGCTGAAATTGCCAAAGCGGTTGATTATGCACATGGCCGAGAGGCGAAGGTATATGTAAGTATCAATAACCTGGTAGATAACAAATTGCTACCCAAGCTTCCTGATTACGTGAAGGGCCTCGCTGATTGTGGTGTAGATGGGGTCCAATTTGGTGATCCGGCCGTATTGAAATTACTAAGGGAGATTGCTCCACAGATCGAAGCCCATTGGAATGCTGAAATGACATCTACGAATTATTCGACTGCAAATTATTGGGGCACTAAGGGAGCTTCAAGAGTAGTACTCGCACGCGAACTGAACATGGATGAGATTACAGGGATGTCTCCAAATCTTCAGATTCAATCAGAAGTGCAGGTTCATGGCATGACGAATATTTATCATTCCAAACGTCGTCTGGTACACAGTTACATGACACATCAGGGACGTCCGCTTAAGGAAAATGATGATTTAGGTAGAGAGCGTGGACTTTTTCTAATTGAAGCAGAACGTCAGGATGAGAAGTTTCCAATTTATGAGGACAGCAATGGAACCCATATTATGAGTTCTGATGATGTTTGCATTTTGGAGGATTTACATTTACTCATGGAATCTGGCGTAGATAGCTTTAAGATTGAGACTTTACTCAAATCACCGGAATATAATGCGGCGGTTATTAAAGCTTATCGAACAGCAATCGACACTTATTTCAGCGATCTAGAGGAATATGAGTTTAACGAATCTTGGTTAGATGAAGTGCGGCAGATGCAGGACCCTGAACGCGAGCTATCCTTTGGATTTTATTATAAAGAACAAGTTTATTAA
- a CDS encoding methyl-accepting chemotaxis protein, with protein MKLIPKKEKGNRETEDKNNTIEVKIADQADKAIPRGWKQKTSSIMDHFPKQFSPSKSVGVRLFLIFFVAIMFFVLAIGILSYQMAKNTIQNNAEKSNLQAVVQASQKLDIILDQYDSTLQQVFLDDEMQTAIREASLSNLSDYDRFVQSNKMQKRLTSMILTTDSIAAVYMVGEDKTIDPITTGNVDRTFVDSIRDEPWFEEVIKTSRAKWVNIQGEAQKSDVVRLARSFQSLNNMSRYIMIADVKKSVLTSYLNEMDLGKGSSIQLLTPDNIVITSSMEGDVGEVTGVDLSKAGNEASGGTRTKDAQGDPVLAVYNQLASSGWKLMGAVPTAQLTKDAQGILITTYVSAAVVGLIAILIGIWMVFMIARPLAKLKNLMEEGSRGNLNVRINMKSKDEIGQLAISFNVMMEQISTLVRQTNLSAQDVMVTASELTDASNKTALSAKEIAVATEEIASGATSLASQAERGTELTDNITRQMESFIVANKEMSAAATEVEQSSQLGTEYLNTLLQKTNSTVEMVNALTAKVDSLKSSTSSVMKVLDVMHAITQQTNILSLNATIEAARAGAAGKGFMVVADEIRQLADQSKRSITMVGEITDKIGQEMDETVQALSEASPLFQEQITSVKETSQIFVSVQEKMDGFVHYLDAVTIEIEELNDSQGVMSEAMSSVSAVAEQSSATSQEVASLSNEQQVVGEQLVQLSGKLENVSSKLKESLSKFSV; from the coding sequence GTGAAATTGATTCCAAAGAAGGAGAAGGGGAACCGCGAAACAGAGGACAAAAACAACACGATAGAGGTTAAAATTGCTGATCAAGCTGATAAGGCAATTCCTCGAGGTTGGAAACAAAAGACATCATCGATTATGGATCATTTTCCCAAGCAGTTTAGTCCATCAAAATCTGTGGGTGTGCGTCTGTTTTTGATTTTCTTCGTTGCTATTATGTTTTTTGTGCTTGCTATAGGTATTTTATCTTATCAGATGGCAAAGAACACAATACAGAATAATGCGGAAAAGTCGAATTTACAGGCGGTAGTCCAGGCTTCACAAAAACTGGATATTATTCTTGATCAATATGATTCAACCTTGCAACAAGTGTTCCTTGATGATGAAATGCAAACAGCGATAAGAGAAGCCTCGCTATCGAATTTATCGGATTATGATCGATTTGTTCAATCCAATAAGATGCAAAAACGATTGACTTCAATGATTCTTACAACAGATAGTATAGCCGCGGTATATATGGTGGGTGAAGATAAAACTATTGACCCAATTACTACCGGTAATGTGGATCGAACGTTTGTAGATTCGATTAGAGATGAGCCTTGGTTTGAAGAAGTAATAAAAACTTCAAGAGCTAAGTGGGTTAACATTCAAGGAGAAGCTCAAAAATCGGATGTAGTTAGATTGGCCAGATCGTTTCAAAGTTTAAACAATATGAGCCGTTATATCATGATTGCGGATGTTAAAAAAAGTGTGCTGACCAGTTACTTGAACGAAATGGATTTAGGCAAAGGCTCCTCGATTCAATTATTGACTCCAGATAATATTGTCATAACATCTTCAATGGAAGGCGATGTAGGCGAAGTAACAGGAGTTGACCTTAGTAAAGCTGGAAATGAAGCTTCTGGTGGGACACGAACTAAAGATGCTCAAGGTGACCCGGTTTTGGCTGTTTATAATCAATTGGCGAGCTCAGGATGGAAGCTGATGGGAGCGGTTCCAACTGCTCAATTAACTAAGGATGCACAAGGTATACTTATTACTACATATGTCTCTGCTGCTGTAGTTGGATTGATTGCTATTCTCATTGGCATTTGGATGGTATTCATGATAGCCCGTCCGCTAGCCAAATTAAAGAACTTGATGGAAGAGGGCTCCAGAGGCAATCTAAATGTCCGGATCAACATGAAATCTAAAGATGAAATCGGACAACTGGCTATCAGTTTCAACGTGATGATGGAACAGATTTCCACTTTGGTTAGACAGACCAACCTGTCGGCGCAGGATGTAATGGTTACGGCTTCGGAATTAACCGATGCTTCGAACAAAACAGCACTCTCTGCCAAAGAAATCGCTGTAGCGACCGAAGAAATTGCAAGTGGAGCAACAAGTTTGGCTAGCCAAGCTGAACGAGGTACTGAATTGACAGACAATATCACTCGCCAAATGGAGAGCTTTATTGTTGCAAATAAAGAAATGTCTGCTGCAGCTACTGAGGTCGAGCAGTCAAGTCAACTGGGAACAGAGTATTTAAATACTCTTCTCCAGAAGACAAACTCGACGGTAGAAATGGTGAATGCACTTACAGCCAAGGTCGATTCGCTGAAATCCAGTACTTCTTCCGTTATGAAAGTGTTGGATGTCATGCATGCGATAACACAACAGACTAACATTTTATCTTTGAATGCTACGATAGAAGCAGCTCGTGCAGGAGCTGCTGGAAAAGGATTCATGGTTGTAGCCGATGAAATTCGTCAGCTTGCGGATCAATCAAAACGGTCTATTACAATGGTAGGTGAAATCACAGACAAAATCGGACAAGAGATGGACGAAACAGTTCAAGCCTTATCGGAGGCAAGTCCTTTGTTCCAAGAGCAAATCACCTCAGTGAAAGAAACTAGTCAAATATTTGTTTCTGTTCAGGAGAAAATGGATGGCTTTGTGCATTATCTTGATGCTGTAACCATAGAAATCGAAGAATTGAATGATAGCCAAGGTGTAATGTCAGAGGCCATGAGCAGTGTCAGTGCTGTAGCTGAACAATCTTCGGCAACTTCACAAGAGGTGGCCTCACTCAGTAACGAACAACAAGTTGTTGGTGAGCAATTGGTTCAACTATCTGGCAAGCTAGAGAATGTGTCTAGTAAGCTTAAAGAATCGTTGTCTAAATTCTCTGTATAA
- a CDS encoding IreB family regulatory phosphoprotein yields the protein MDSMDKTVKFNVKGDEQEASAQEILLTVYGALQEKDYHPVNQIVGYLLSGDPAYIPRHNNARSLVRKKERDELIEELVRFYMAGHR from the coding sequence ATGGACTCCATGGATAAGACGGTCAAGTTTAACGTCAAAGGTGATGAACAGGAAGCGTCAGCGCAGGAAATTCTTCTTACGGTATATGGGGCATTACAGGAGAAAGATTACCACCCTGTTAACCAGATTGTCGGTTATTTATTATCAGGTGACCCGGCGTATATTCCGCGTCACAACAATGCGAGAAGCCTGGTCCGTAAGAAAGAGCGTGACGAGCTGATCGAGGAACTGGTAAGATTCTATATGGCCGGTCACCGTTAG
- a CDS encoding peptidoglycan D,D-transpeptidase FtsI family protein: protein MSLLRKKRIFYILMIFIAVFGLFTLRILWIQSRSAFKEITAGGRTINEMAVRQREEGIELDSGRGNFVDRNGHSLTGEVIWVPVLFPVNKLPENIVLQRMAKLLHTTTEQIEQKWSGLKKPYIWPESNKEEGIPLQLSQLDSEQWSLEKAEGFEVLPYVSRYSNETSGSQWLGYVSQRPDVIRKMQAGSKKNRSLPLTMLVGAAGLERTFDQFLRGIGSTRASFTVDGQGRPLPGIGTRVTTKDSRYYPLQIKTTIDQHIQQGIEKLTEEANMEEGAIVVLDANSGDVVSMVSRPFYNPRHIELQGGNWSNHAVKVAVPGSIFKTVIAAAALEEKVTNPKEVFHCSGHYDKYGLSCWKEGGHGDITLEEGFAKSCNIVFATLGERLTASSITLTASKLGLGQKIGWHDTSFLDGESFWQIDQEEAGTVFSKDTSVDGGVLAQTALGQRDVMVSPLQAANLVVTLLHGGKVTSPRLVSEIDFKDGMSMFNFPVQTMTSPYGQISQRTAGVLLSWMREVVTDGTGASLQGASWNLAGKSGTAEVVKGDKSLNNQWFIGYGPIENPRYAVAVLVQNRPLGSPHQGVALFRRTMDLLASEESSLNIKK from the coding sequence ATGTCATTACTACGCAAAAAACGCATATTCTATATTCTGATGATCTTTATAGCTGTATTTGGTTTGTTCACTCTCCGAATACTCTGGATACAATCTCGTTCAGCCTTCAAGGAAATTACAGCAGGGGGAAGAACGATAAATGAAATGGCGGTTCGCCAACGCGAAGAGGGCATTGAGCTTGACTCTGGAAGAGGAAATTTCGTAGATCGAAACGGTCATTCCTTAACAGGTGAGGTCATCTGGGTGCCTGTGTTGTTCCCTGTAAATAAACTCCCAGAGAATATTGTACTCCAGAGAATGGCTAAGCTTTTACATACTACAACAGAACAAATAGAGCAGAAATGGAGTGGACTGAAGAAGCCCTACATCTGGCCAGAATCGAATAAGGAGGAAGGAATTCCGTTACAACTGAGCCAATTAGACTCTGAACAATGGAGCTTAGAAAAGGCGGAGGGCTTTGAAGTGCTTCCGTATGTTTCACGTTATAGTAACGAAACATCGGGTAGTCAATGGCTTGGATACGTCTCTCAAAGACCAGATGTTATTCGCAAAATGCAGGCCGGGAGTAAGAAGAATCGATCTTTACCGCTAACCATGTTAGTTGGAGCTGCGGGACTTGAAAGAACATTTGATCAATTTTTACGTGGAATTGGATCGACACGAGCATCTTTTACTGTTGATGGTCAAGGGCGCCCCCTACCGGGAATCGGAACTCGGGTGACGACTAAAGATAGTCGGTATTATCCACTGCAAATTAAAACTACGATTGATCAACATATTCAGCAAGGAATTGAGAAACTTACAGAGGAGGCAAACATGGAAGAGGGTGCTATTGTCGTGCTAGATGCGAATTCAGGCGATGTGGTATCCATGGTTTCTAGACCATTTTATAATCCCCGGCATATTGAATTACAAGGGGGAAACTGGAGTAATCATGCAGTCAAAGTAGCTGTACCAGGGTCAATTTTTAAAACGGTTATAGCTGCTGCAGCACTGGAAGAAAAGGTTACAAATCCTAAGGAAGTATTTCATTGTTCCGGACATTACGATAAATACGGACTATCTTGTTGGAAGGAAGGTGGACATGGAGATATCACATTAGAGGAGGGGTTTGCTAAATCATGTAATATTGTTTTTGCTACATTAGGAGAACGTCTTACTGCATCAAGCATAACCTTAACGGCATCCAAACTTGGCTTGGGTCAAAAGATTGGGTGGCATGACACCTCATTTTTGGATGGAGAGAGCTTCTGGCAAATTGATCAGGAAGAGGCGGGAACTGTCTTTAGTAAAGATACCAGTGTTGATGGCGGTGTTCTGGCACAGACGGCACTAGGTCAACGTGATGTTATGGTATCACCTCTACAGGCAGCTAATTTGGTTGTGACACTATTACACGGAGGAAAAGTGACTTCTCCCCGATTAGTGAGTGAAATTGACTTCAAAGATGGCATGTCTATGTTTAACTTTCCGGTACAGACAATGACGTCACCATATGGGCAAATATCACAGCGTACCGCTGGAGTGTTGCTCTCATGGATGCGAGAGGTGGTAACGGATGGCACAGGGGCTTCTCTTCAGGGGGCTAGCTGGAATTTAGCAGGTAAATCGGGCACAGCTGAGGTGGTAAAAGGAGATAAATCATTAAACAATCAATGGTTTATTGGGTATGGGCCTATCGAAAATCCACGATATGCTGTTGCCGTACTAGTGCAGAATCGCCCTCTAGGCTCTCCACATCAGGGAGTAGCGTTGTTTCGGCGGACTATGGATCTGCTGGCATCAGAGGAATCAAGTCTAAATATTAAGAAGTGA
- a CDS encoding DUF1292 domain-containing protein: protein MSKDRIGNEEEPEIIYIPDDEGNEEEFEVIMKFEVDGSDAKYMMVVPLEADEVDEDSEEVYAFRYEEDGDDLKLYTIDSDEEWAIVEETFNTLIDEFDGEEDHD from the coding sequence ATGTCTAAAGATCGTATCGGCAATGAAGAAGAACCGGAAATTATTTATATCCCCGATGATGAGGGCAATGAAGAAGAATTCGAAGTTATTATGAAATTCGAAGTTGACGGTTCGGACGCCAAGTATATGATGGTCGTTCCTCTTGAAGCTGATGAGGTTGATGAGGATAGCGAAGAGGTATACGCATTCCGTTACGAGGAAGATGGCGATGATCTGAAGTTGTACACGATCGACAGCGATGAAGAGTGGGCGATCGTTGAAGAGACGTTCAATACCTTGATCGATGAGTTCGACGGGGAGGAAGATCATGACTGA
- a CDS encoding polysaccharide deacetylase family protein, with translation METLLLGLFYISTLYAFIPGLITRLFGFRVFRRGVSKDHFALTFDDGPDPVYTPKLLDLLKLYDAKATFFVVGSNAEKYPELVKRMHEEGHLIGIHNYVHKTNWLMWPASVKKQIQRTTKIIHDITGVTTHYYRPPWGIVNLFDFAKRNETQIVLWSAMFGDWRQRIGADRLTERMMKKLGGGEVFLLHDCGATLGANTDAPMQMLIALERVLKEAQTRGLQSIRIDEMITMGKNLKKKGNAAPSTSTGENAVHRGKPALSPMKKCIVSLWFLWEKVFHFLFRLKTTNSEDPIFHFRIRPYHGDTVKMMGDIPLVHGDQVLELHFDNKKLFQIGMRSRSSIQVAIGMIRGVEKTLPELASYIMAHPELHDVKALYGVTMINRGTEQLGFTVADLPKGLFAKSTTIYLKFLMKVIHPQGGARLKQSSSKELVPKMLVMPIELLLERYSEGGSHRHLKQKQQKDLQSAEDATETEVVLSTSLT, from the coding sequence ATGGAGACTTTGCTGCTGGGTTTATTTTATATTTCAACATTATATGCCTTTATACCCGGCTTAATTACACGTTTATTTGGTTTTCGCGTTTTCAGGCGTGGAGTAAGTAAGGATCATTTTGCTCTGACTTTTGATGACGGTCCAGATCCGGTATATACTCCAAAGTTGTTAGATTTGCTCAAGTTGTATGACGCTAAGGCAACTTTTTTTGTCGTTGGCTCTAACGCAGAGAAATATCCTGAGTTAGTTAAGCGAATGCATGAAGAAGGTCACCTTATCGGCATTCATAATTATGTTCATAAGACGAACTGGTTAATGTGGCCTGCTTCTGTGAAGAAGCAGATTCAAAGAACTACAAAGATTATCCATGACATCACAGGTGTTACAACTCATTACTATCGGCCACCTTGGGGTATAGTTAATCTGTTTGACTTTGCGAAGAGAAATGAGACTCAAATCGTGTTGTGGTCTGCAATGTTTGGGGATTGGCGTCAAAGAATCGGAGCGGATCGGTTAACTGAACGGATGATGAAGAAGCTTGGTGGCGGAGAGGTTTTCTTGCTCCATGATTGTGGTGCTACATTAGGTGCTAACACGGATGCTCCTATGCAAATGCTTATAGCCCTTGAGCGTGTACTTAAGGAAGCACAAACACGTGGACTCCAAAGTATCCGGATTGATGAGATGATCACAATGGGGAAGAACCTCAAGAAGAAAGGTAATGCGGCTCCTTCAACTTCAACTGGTGAGAATGCAGTGCATCGTGGAAAGCCCGCTTTATCTCCAATGAAGAAATGCATCGTTTCATTGTGGTTTCTCTGGGAGAAAGTATTCCATTTCCTATTCCGACTAAAGACAACCAATTCAGAAGATCCGATATTTCATTTTCGGATACGACCATATCATGGGGATACAGTTAAAATGATGGGGGATATTCCACTTGTTCACGGAGATCAAGTGTTAGAATTACATTTCGACAACAAAAAATTGTTCCAGATCGGTATGCGTTCGAGAAGTTCAATCCAGGTTGCAATTGGGATGATTCGTGGAGTGGAGAAGACATTACCTGAATTAGCAAGTTATATCATGGCTCATCCTGAACTTCATGATGTCAAAGCACTTTATGGTGTTACGATGATTAATCGTGGAACGGAACAACTTGGCTTTACGGTGGCCGATCTGCCAAAAGGTTTATTTGCGAAATCCACTACGATATACCTGAAATTCTTGATGAAAGTTATTCATCCACAAGGGGGAGCTAGGCTGAAACAATCTTCATCGAAAGAGCTAGTTCCGAAAATGCTCGTGATGCCGATTGAGCTTCTATTGGAACGGTACTCGGAGGGTGGTTCTCACCGTCATTTGAAACAGAAGCAACAAAAGGATCTACAATCAGCAGAAGACGCAACTGAAACTGAAGTTGTCCTCAGTACTTCTCTGACATAG
- the mltG gene encoding endolytic transglycosylase MltG, whose translation MKKIWKWLLTIVLVIVVGVGAAGAYVYQQMQPVKTSEQLVKFTIEPGVGTSGIADLLEEQGLIKNSFLFVSYLKLKSEGTRFQAGVYEMQPGITYDQIIEKLNSGDVVKAEMIKFTIPEGFTVAQMADKLAEEGIVDKDAFLQLAKSPSDLNSALLPEIPNDPKLTYRLEGYLFPETYELVKGSTESDIVQRMLDEMDKRLNQIPQFQEKLKQRGLTLNELMTLASLVEREVVVDSERKVVAGVIYNRLATGNMKLEIDATVQYLLGKPKERLLNSDLRKVDSPYNTYLYLGLPPGPIAAPSLKSIEAALEPESSEYLFYVTKKDGSGEHLFAKTYKEHLKNIEKSKAMAK comes from the coding sequence TTGAAGAAGATATGGAAATGGCTATTGACGATAGTTCTGGTTATTGTGGTGGGAGTTGGTGCTGCTGGAGCTTACGTCTATCAACAAATGCAACCAGTTAAGACATCAGAGCAGCTTGTGAAATTTACAATTGAGCCTGGAGTAGGAACGAGTGGCATAGCTGATTTGCTGGAGGAGCAGGGACTTATAAAAAATTCCTTTCTATTCGTATCTTATTTGAAATTGAAATCCGAAGGAACACGTTTTCAAGCCGGAGTATATGAGATGCAACCCGGGATAACGTATGACCAAATTATTGAAAAGCTTAACAGTGGTGATGTTGTAAAGGCAGAGATGATCAAGTTTACGATTCCTGAAGGGTTTACGGTGGCCCAAATGGCGGACAAGTTAGCTGAAGAGGGAATTGTCGATAAGGATGCTTTTTTGCAATTGGCAAAGAGCCCTTCTGATTTGAATAGTGCATTATTGCCAGAAATTCCGAATGACCCGAAGCTGACATATCGTCTTGAAGGCTATCTTTTTCCTGAGACTTATGAGCTTGTAAAAGGAAGTACTGAGTCAGATATTGTGCAGCGTATGTTAGATGAAATGGATAAACGACTAAATCAAATCCCACAATTTCAGGAGAAACTGAAGCAGCGGGGATTAACCCTGAATGAACTTATGACGCTAGCTTCATTAGTGGAACGTGAAGTTGTTGTTGATTCTGAACGGAAAGTTGTAGCAGGAGTTATTTATAATCGTCTGGCTACAGGTAATATGAAGCTAGAAATTGATGCTACGGTACAGTATTTGCTCGGTAAACCGAAGGAGCGGCTTCTTAACTCCGACTTAAGAAAAGTGGACAGTCCATATAATACCTATCTTTATTTGGGTTTACCACCTGGACCAATCGCTGCACCTAGTCTCAAATCGATCGAGGCAGCGCTTGAACCGGAGTCTTCCGAGTATCTATTCTATGTAACGAAGAAAGATGGCAGTGGTGAACATCTATTTGCCAAGACATATAAGGAACATTTGAAGAACATCGAGAAAAGTAAGGCTATGGCTAAATGA
- a CDS encoding DUF1292 domain-containing protein, which yields MTDFSADKVIWTSRVHDSFGPVVELSDEQGQISYYTIEKEFDVAGNSYAVLISENRSEVQGPEIFRILTSLEGTLELVTIDDDDEWENVSELYDELTFPE from the coding sequence ATGACTGATTTCTCGGCAGACAAAGTAATTTGGACTTCGCGAGTACATGATTCTTTTGGTCCTGTTGTTGAGCTATCGGATGAGCAGGGACAAATTTCGTACTATACGATTGAGAAGGAATTCGATGTGGCGGGGAATTCCTACGCCGTTCTTATTTCGGAGAACCGCTCTGAAGTTCAAGGTCCTGAGATTTTCAGAATTTTAACCTCTCTAGAAGGAACTTTAGAGCTGGTTACGATTGATGATGATGATGAATGGGAGAACGTATCTGAATTGTACGATGAACTAACTTTCCCGGAATAA
- a CDS encoding peptidase U32 family protein encodes MQTAQKHIPKYNGSRYRLAKPELLAPAGNLEKLKFAIHYGADAVYIGGQKYGLRSNADNFSFEEMREGVEFAKRYGAKVFVATNIYAHNEDIEGIEEYLRNLYDAGISAIIAADPVIIDTARRTVPELEVHLSTQQSTINWQTVKFWKEEGLPRVVLGRETSLEEINEIKQNVDIEIEAFIHGAMCSSYSGRCVLSNHFTDRDSNRGGCCQSCRWKYDLFEDGRSQAEENWISAEDAEEARDSAQFKVGVTALPLFEEQDNAFTMGSKDLCMIGHIPDLIDVGIDSFKIEGRMKSIHYVATVVNVYRKAIDAYMADPENYVLKPEWVEEINKAANRPLNTGFFYDTPDHEDHIYEPEEKAVPYDFAGLVLEYDEETGIAVIQQRNHFKPGQEVEFFGPGNTFFKQTVDKIWDEAGNELDAARHPLQRIKIKVDHPVAYFDMMRKKN; translated from the coding sequence ATGCAAACAGCGCAGAAACATATTCCGAAGTATAACGGTAGCCGTTATCGTTTGGCGAAGCCAGAGCTACTTGCTCCGGCAGGTAATCTTGAAAAGTTAAAATTCGCTATTCATTATGGGGCAGACGCCGTGTATATCGGTGGACAGAAATACGGCCTTCGTTCCAATGCGGATAATTTCAGTTTTGAAGAAATGCGCGAAGGGGTTGAGTTCGCGAAGCGATATGGGGCTAAGGTTTTTGTAGCCACAAATATTTATGCGCATAACGAAGATATTGAGGGAATTGAAGAATACTTGCGGAATTTATACGATGCAGGAATTTCCGCAATCATTGCTGCCGATCCAGTTATTATCGATACTGCACGTCGTACAGTGCCAGAACTAGAGGTTCATCTTAGCACTCAACAATCAACGATAAACTGGCAGACCGTTAAGTTCTGGAAGGAAGAGGGTCTACCGAGAGTTGTATTGGGTCGGGAGACTAGTTTGGAAGAAATCAACGAGATCAAACAGAATGTAGATATTGAAATTGAAGCATTTATTCATGGTGCTATGTGTTCTTCCTATTCTGGACGTTGTGTATTGTCCAATCATTTTACGGACCGTGATTCTAACCGAGGTGGCTGTTGCCAATCTTGTCGTTGGAAATACGATCTGTTTGAGGATGGACGTTCTCAAGCTGAGGAAAATTGGATCTCGGCAGAAGATGCAGAAGAAGCTAGAGATTCTGCGCAATTTAAAGTTGGCGTAACTGCGTTGCCATTGTTTGAAGAGCAGGATAATGCTTTTACGATGGGATCCAAGGATCTATGTATGATCGGCCATATTCCTGATTTGATTGATGTGGGCATAGACAGCTTCAAAATCGAAGGAAGAATGAAATCGATTCATTATGTTGCGACTGTCGTGAATGTTTATCGCAAAGCGATCGATGCCTATATGGCTGATCCGGAGAACTATGTTTTAAAACCGGAGTGGGTGGAAGAAATTAACAAGGCGGCAAATCGTCCGCTTAATACAGGATTCTTCTATGATACACCTGATCATGAGGATCACATATATGAACCAGAAGAAAAGGCTGTACCCTATGATTTTGCAGGACTAGTACTTGAGTATGATGAAGAAACTGGCATAGCTGTTATTCAGCAACGAAACCATTTTAAACCTGGACAAGAAGTTGAATTTTTCGGACCAGGAAACACCTTCTTCAAGCAAACAGTCGATAAGATTTGGGATGAAGCTGGTAATGAATTGGATGCGGCACGTCATCCTCTGCAACGGATTAAGATCAAGGTTGATCACCCAGTGGCATATTTTGACATGATGCGTAAAAAGAATTAA
- the ruvX gene encoding Holliday junction resolvase RuvX — translation MKIMGLDYGDRRIGVAVSDDLGWTAQGVEVIDRLREGAELERIANLVEQYAVEELVVGLPKNMNGTIGPRGEICMAFAEELRTRLKLPVHLWDERLTTVSAQRTLIEADVSRKKRKGVVDKIAAVLILQNYMDSKSKK, via the coding sequence ATGAAAATAATGGGTTTAGACTATGGGGACCGGAGAATTGGTGTGGCCGTTAGCGATGACTTAGGTTGGACCGCCCAAGGCGTTGAGGTTATTGATCGCTTAAGGGAAGGTGCTGAACTAGAGCGTATTGCCAATCTAGTGGAACAATACGCTGTTGAAGAACTCGTTGTTGGTTTACCTAAGAATATGAATGGTACCATCGGTCCTCGTGGGGAAATATGTATGGCTTTTGCAGAGGAACTGCGAACTAGATTGAAGTTACCGGTTCATCTGTGGGACGAACGTCTGACAACAGTATCTGCTCAGCGAACATTAATTGAAGCTGATGTCAGTCGGAAGAAGCGTAAAGGGGTCGTGGACAAAATTGCCGCGGTCTTGATTTTACAAAATTATATGGACTCTAAGAGTAAAAAGTGA